TCAGTGTCAGACCTCTAATTGTGGCTATATTTATAACCCTGATAAGGGGGACAGAAAGGGAAAGATTGCCCCAGGCACCAGTTTCGATGAACTCCCTGACGATTGGAGGTGTCCAATTTGCGGAGGGAGTAGAAAATGTTTCAAACCTTTGGCTGGTATTGGGTCAACAAAAGAAGCTAAGTGTGAAAATTAGCCCTTCCAGTCACGCAGGTATTTGGTTGACCGTAGCAATAACTATTCAAGGCCATGGTATTTTGTCCGTGTGAAAAAGAGGAAATCTATTTCGATAAAAAAAAATTATTTGCAGGAATTTTATATAAGTATTATGAGGCCATTTGTTACAGAATTTATGAGTATTGTGATAGA
This Desulfobulbaceae bacterium DNA region includes the following protein-coding sequences:
- a CDS encoding rubredoxin, which translates into the protein MANPDEMYQCQTSNCGYIYNPDKGDRKGKIAPGTSFDELPDDWRCPICGGSRKCFKPLAGIGSTKEAKCEN